In Streptomyces sp. NBC_00878, a single window of DNA contains:
- the egtD gene encoding L-histidine N(alpha)-methyltransferase, with protein MSPFLVTRTLPEDATDAALRADVLHGLTRTPKTLPPKWFYDALGSELFEKITELPEYYPTRAEREILVARAAEIAAASGARTLVELGSGSSDKTRHLLDAMPGLHTYVPVDVSESALTQAGQALIAERPALNVHALIADFTGGLALPGTPGPRLVAFLGGTIGNLLPAERATFLASVRSLLSPGDALLLGTDLVKDESVLVAAYDDAAGVTAAFNKNVLTVVDRELGADFDPDDFTHVALWDAEREWIEMRLRARSALTVKVPALDLAIDFAEGEEMRTEVSAKFREEGVRRELAAAGLDLTHWWTDAQGRFALSLSTAR; from the coding sequence GTGAGCCCGTTCCTCGTTACCCGCACCCTGCCCGAGGACGCCACGGACGCCGCCCTGCGCGCCGACGTCCTGCACGGCCTGACCCGCACACCCAAGACGCTCCCGCCGAAGTGGTTCTACGACGCGCTCGGCAGCGAGCTCTTCGAGAAGATCACCGAACTGCCCGAGTACTACCCGACGCGTGCCGAGCGCGAGATCCTCGTCGCCCGGGCCGCCGAGATCGCCGCGGCGTCCGGCGCACGCACCCTCGTCGAGCTGGGCTCGGGGTCGTCCGACAAGACCCGCCACCTGCTCGACGCCATGCCCGGCCTGCACACGTACGTGCCGGTCGACGTGAGCGAGAGCGCACTCACCCAGGCCGGCCAGGCGCTGATCGCGGAGCGTCCCGCGCTGAACGTGCACGCGCTGATCGCCGACTTCACCGGCGGTCTCGCGCTGCCCGGCACGCCCGGTCCGCGGCTCGTCGCGTTCCTGGGCGGCACGATCGGCAATCTGCTGCCCGCCGAACGCGCCACGTTCCTGGCGTCCGTACGCTCCCTGCTGTCGCCCGGCGACGCCCTGCTGCTCGGCACCGACCTGGTCAAGGACGAGTCGGTCCTCGTCGCCGCCTACGACGACGCGGCCGGGGTGACGGCCGCGTTCAACAAGAACGTGCTGACCGTGGTCGACCGCGAACTCGGCGCCGATTTCGACCCCGACGACTTCACCCATGTCGCCCTCTGGGACGCCGAGCGGGAGTGGATCGAGATGCGGCTGCGCGCCCGTTCGGCGCTGACCGTGAAGGTCCCCGCGCTCGACCTCGCCATCGACTTCGCGGAGGGCGAGGAGATGCGGACCGAGGTGTCCGCGAAGTTCCGCGAGGAGGGCGTACGCAGAGAACTGGCCGCGGCCGGACTGGACCTCACCCACTGGTGGACGGACGCCCAGGGGAGGTTCGCGCTGTCGCTGAGCACGGCTCGGTGA
- a CDS encoding dodecin — translation MSDHTYRITEIVGSSHEGVDQAIRNGISRASQTLRNLDWFEVTQVRGQIENGQIQHFQVGLKVGFRLEDSD, via the coding sequence ATGTCCGACCACACCTACCGGATCACCGAGATCGTCGGGAGCTCGCACGAGGGCGTCGACCAAGCGATCCGCAACGGCATCTCCCGGGCCTCGCAGACCCTGCGCAACCTCGACTGGTTCGAGGTCACCCAGGTCCGCGGGCAGATCGAGAACGGGCAGATCCAGCACTTCCAGGTCGGCCTGAAGGTCGGCTTCCGCCTGGAGGACTCGGACTGA
- a CDS encoding sulfite exporter TauE/SafE family protein, protein MQELFGGPSGPGAVLLLLAAGVASGLAGSIAGLASLFSYPALLAAGLPPVAANVTNTVALFSNTVGTAVGSREELRGQRGRLARLAVTAALGGALGAALLLGTPSSTFELVVPWLVALGSVLILAREPLRRLTARFGSDPASVPRLPLACAVLLVGLYGGYFGAAAGVLMLAVLSLSATEPLPVTNAVKNIATGAANVTAAVAYAFLAPVDWNAAVTLGLGCFVGAWMGPAVVRRLPEAPLRVAIALAGLGLAWSLWRDATAP, encoded by the coding sequence GTGCAAGAGCTGTTCGGCGGGCCGTCGGGCCCCGGCGCCGTACTCCTGCTCCTGGCGGCCGGCGTCGCCTCTGGACTCGCCGGTTCGATCGCCGGTCTGGCCTCACTCTTCAGCTACCCCGCGCTCCTCGCCGCGGGCCTTCCGCCCGTGGCGGCCAATGTCACCAACACCGTGGCGCTCTTCTCCAACACCGTGGGAACCGCGGTGGGATCCCGGGAGGAACTGCGCGGGCAGCGCGGACGGCTCGCCCGCCTGGCCGTCACGGCGGCGCTGGGCGGCGCGCTCGGCGCGGCCCTGCTCCTCGGCACACCGTCGTCGACGTTCGAGCTGGTCGTTCCGTGGTTGGTGGCCCTGGGCTCGGTGCTGATCCTGGCCCGTGAGCCCCTGCGACGGCTGACCGCGCGATTCGGGTCCGATCCGGCCTCCGTGCCGAGGCTCCCGCTGGCCTGTGCCGTGCTGCTCGTCGGCCTGTACGGCGGGTACTTCGGCGCCGCGGCGGGCGTCCTGATGCTCGCCGTGCTCTCCCTGTCCGCGACGGAGCCGCTGCCCGTGACCAACGCGGTCAAGAACATCGCCACCGGCGCGGCCAACGTCACCGCGGCCGTCGCCTACGCCTTTCTCGCCCCGGTCGACTGGAACGCGGCCGTCACGCTCGGCCTGGGCTGTTTCGTGGGCGCGTGGATGGGACCCGCGGTCGTACGGCGCCTGCCCGAGGCGCCCCTCCGGGTCGCGATCGCCCTGGCCGGGCTCGGACTCGCGTGGAGCCTGTGGCGGGACGCGACCGCGCCCTGA
- a CDS encoding LacI family DNA-binding transcriptional regulator: MRHPYPIREIARQAGLSEATVDRVLNDRGGVRESTVMEVHQAIKDLDRQRTQVRIGGRTFMIDIVMQTPERFSTAVRDALEAELPSLHPAVVRSRFHFRETCPASDLIATMDKIAKRGSQGVILKAPDLPEIGAAVGRLVAAGIPVVTLVSDLPSSARMAYVGIDNRAAGATAAYLIGQWLGDRPGNVLATISRGSFRGEEEREMGFRSAMRSAQPGRSLVEVTDSDGLDATQRDLVLEALKRDEDVIAVYSAGGGNAATLDAFDTLGRECAVFVAHDLDHDNTRFLRERRLSAVLHHDLRQDMRRVCQTIMRAHKALPDEGPFLPSAIQVVTPYNMPPGVPLAAFVG, from the coding sequence ATGCGACATCCATATCCCATCAGGGAGATCGCCCGTCAGGCCGGCCTGAGCGAGGCCACGGTCGACCGCGTCCTCAACGACCGGGGCGGCGTACGGGAGAGCACCGTCATGGAGGTGCACCAGGCGATCAAGGACTTGGACCGTCAGCGGACCCAGGTGCGCATCGGCGGGCGCACGTTCATGATCGACATCGTGATGCAGACGCCGGAACGATTCTCCACCGCGGTACGGGACGCCCTGGAAGCCGAACTGCCGTCCCTGCACCCCGCTGTGGTGCGATCGCGCTTTCACTTCCGGGAGACCTGCCCCGCCTCGGATCTCATCGCGACCATGGACAAGATCGCCAAGCGCGGCTCGCAGGGGGTGATCCTCAAGGCCCCCGACCTGCCGGAGATCGGCGCCGCCGTCGGCCGGCTGGTCGCGGCGGGCATCCCCGTCGTCACGCTGGTGAGCGACCTGCCCAGCAGTGCGCGCATGGCGTACGTGGGTATTGACAACCGGGCGGCGGGCGCCACCGCCGCCTACCTCATCGGGCAGTGGCTCGGCGACCGGCCCGGCAACGTGCTCGCCACGATCAGCCGTGGCTCCTTCCGCGGTGAGGAGGAGCGGGAGATGGGCTTCCGCAGCGCGATGCGATCCGCGCAGCCCGGGCGCTCCCTGGTGGAGGTCACCGACAGCGACGGGCTGGACGCCACGCAGCGGGACCTCGTCCTGGAGGCCCTCAAGCGGGACGAGGACGTCATCGCCGTCTACTCGGCCGGTGGCGGCAACGCCGCTACCCTCGACGCGTTCGACACCCTCGGGCGGGAGTGCGCGGTGTTCGTCGCCCACGACCTGGACCACGACAACACCCGGTTCCTGCGCGAACGCCGCCTCTCCGCCGTACTCCATCACGACCTGCGCCAGGACATGCGCCGCGTCTGCCAGACCATCATGCGCGCCCACAAGGCCCTTCCCGACGAGGGTCCCTTCCTGCCCTCGGCGATCCAGGTGGTCACGCCCTACAACATGCCGCCCGGCGTCCCTCTCGCGGCGTTCGTGGGCTGA
- a CDS encoding phytanoyl-CoA dioxygenase family protein: protein MPPTEAGSPTWLSEDDCDLDEFRSLVEQRTEQHAYPSAERTEQNVLVYASDRIRELAVTPQGRRDVQAELVRALLDGPGVVVLKGAFTDPAVVDAASGAFNALIEEERSTSTARGDHFAKPGANDRVWNALDKVAVRAPEVFADYYANDMLALISEAWLGPGYQVTSQINVVNPGGAAQRVHRDYHLGFLSQERAAAYPAHVHRLSPVLTLQGAVAHGDMPVESGPTLFLPHSQKYVPGYLAWRRPEFIAYFEERHVQLPLEKGDAVFFNPALFHGAGHNRSADIKRMANLLQVSSAFGRAMESVDREAMANALFPVLLRRKEEGASESWLRRVVAATAEGYPFPTNLDLDPPVDGLAPPSQADTLWQAVTEGWAPDRLRHELQASAKRRRS from the coding sequence ATGCCCCCCACGGAGGCGGGATCTCCGACGTGGCTCAGCGAGGACGACTGCGATCTTGACGAGTTCCGCTCGTTGGTCGAGCAGCGTACCGAGCAGCACGCGTACCCCTCGGCCGAGCGGACCGAGCAGAACGTCCTGGTGTACGCCAGTGACCGGATCCGCGAGCTCGCGGTCACCCCGCAGGGGCGCCGGGACGTGCAGGCCGAGCTGGTGCGGGCCCTGCTGGACGGGCCTGGTGTGGTGGTCCTCAAGGGCGCGTTCACGGACCCCGCCGTCGTGGACGCGGCCTCCGGCGCCTTCAACGCGCTGATCGAGGAGGAACGTTCCACCAGCACGGCTCGCGGTGACCACTTCGCCAAGCCCGGCGCCAACGACCGGGTGTGGAACGCCCTGGACAAGGTGGCCGTGCGCGCGCCGGAGGTGTTCGCGGACTACTACGCGAACGACATGCTGGCGCTGATCTCCGAGGCCTGGCTCGGCCCCGGCTACCAGGTGACCTCGCAGATCAACGTGGTCAACCCGGGTGGCGCCGCGCAGCGTGTGCACCGCGACTACCACCTGGGCTTCCTGTCCCAGGAGCGGGCCGCCGCGTATCCGGCGCACGTCCACCGCCTCTCGCCCGTCCTGACTCTGCAGGGCGCGGTGGCGCACGGCGACATGCCCGTGGAGTCGGGGCCGACGCTGTTCCTCCCGCACTCGCAGAAGTACGTGCCGGGTTATCTGGCCTGGCGGCGCCCGGAGTTCATCGCGTACTTCGAGGAGCGGCACGTCCAGCTTCCGCTGGAGAAGGGGGACGCGGTGTTCTTCAACCCCGCGCTCTTCCACGGTGCGGGCCACAACCGTTCGGCGGACATCAAGCGCATGGCGAACCTGCTGCAGGTCTCCTCCGCGTTCGGCCGCGCCATGGAGTCCGTGGACCGGGAGGCCATGGCCAACGCCCTGTTCCCGGTGCTGCTGCGCCGCAAGGAGGAGGGCGCCTCGGAGAGCTGGCTGCGCCGCGTGGTCGCCGCCACGGCCGAGGGCTACCCCTTCCCCACCAACCTGGACCTCGACCCGCCGGTCGACGGTCTCGCGCCGCCCTCCCAGGCGGACACCCTCTGGCAGGCCGTTACTGAGGGCTGGGCCCCGGACCGGCTCCGTCATGAACTACAGGCGAGCGCGAAGCGCCGCCGGAGCTGA
- a CDS encoding SDR family oxidoreductase has product MGLLEDKVVLVNGGSQGVGAGIVQAAVREGATVVFTGRRAEIGEKLAADTGAHFVRADLSDAAEARDSVLRTVETHGRVDCLVNAAGLTSRGSLLDTTPELFDAHIAINLRAPFFAMQAAVADMTGRKTPGTIVNVISNCAHGGPPYLAPYSTAKAGLAGLTRNAAHAHRWDRVRINGLNIGWTDTEGEDATQRAFHGAGDDWREKAAASQPMGKLGQVDEIADFVVFLLSDRSGVVTGSVIDWDQIVFGGLD; this is encoded by the coding sequence ATGGGACTGCTTGAGGACAAAGTCGTCCTCGTCAACGGCGGCAGCCAAGGCGTCGGCGCGGGCATCGTCCAGGCCGCCGTACGCGAAGGCGCGACCGTCGTCTTCACGGGGCGGCGGGCCGAGATCGGCGAGAAACTCGCCGCGGACACCGGCGCCCACTTCGTACGCGCCGATCTGTCGGACGCCGCAGAGGCACGCGACAGCGTCCTGCGGACCGTGGAGACGCACGGGCGCGTCGACTGCCTGGTCAACGCGGCGGGGCTGACGTCACGTGGTTCGCTCCTGGACACCACGCCGGAGCTGTTCGACGCGCACATCGCGATCAACCTGCGGGCGCCCTTCTTCGCCATGCAGGCCGCGGTCGCCGACATGACGGGCCGCAAGACGCCGGGCACCATCGTGAACGTCATCTCGAACTGCGCGCACGGCGGCCCGCCGTATCTGGCGCCGTACTCCACGGCGAAGGCCGGCCTCGCCGGGCTGACCCGCAACGCGGCCCACGCACACCGCTGGGACCGGGTCCGTATCAACGGTCTCAACATCGGCTGGACCGACACCGAGGGCGAGGACGCCACCCAGCGTGCCTTCCACGGCGCGGGCGACGACTGGCGGGAGAAGGCCGCCGCGTCCCAGCCGATGGGCAAACTCGGGCAGGTCGACGAGATCGCCGATTTCGTCGTCTTCCTGCTCTCCGACCGCAGCGGTGTGGTGACCGGCTCGGTCATCGACTGGGACCAGATCGTCTTCGGCGGGCTCGACTGA
- a CDS encoding Gfo/Idh/MocA family oxidoreductase, with the protein MRIGIMGLGRIGAFHAETLSGLEAVDSLVVTDPVAAAASSAAERFGATAVDSPDAVLAAGVDGVVIAAATNAHPELILAAVKAGIPVFCEKPVALGIEESLEVLRAVEGGGVEVHIGYNRRFDAGCVAARAAVVSGELGLLHTVRSTTLDPAPPPPAYVAVSGGIFRDCSVHDFDIVRWVTGREVVEVYATGGNRGADYIAAAGDVDTASSLLTFDDGTIGVISNSRHNARGYDVRLEVHGMKDSIAVGLEDKLPLRSVEPGVTFPAGTPHSFFMDRFAGAYRAELTAFTEVVAGSRPSPCTVADALEASWIAEACTLSLHERRPVRLEEVRKA; encoded by the coding sequence ATGCGTATTGGCATCATGGGGCTGGGCCGGATCGGCGCGTTCCACGCGGAAACCCTGTCCGGACTCGAAGCGGTGGACTCGTTGGTGGTCACCGATCCGGTGGCCGCGGCCGCCTCCTCCGCCGCGGAGCGGTTCGGAGCCACGGCGGTGGACTCCCCCGACGCGGTGCTGGCCGCCGGCGTGGACGGAGTGGTGATCGCCGCCGCGACCAACGCGCACCCCGAGCTCATCCTCGCCGCCGTCAAGGCGGGCATCCCGGTCTTCTGCGAGAAGCCCGTCGCCCTCGGCATCGAGGAGAGTCTCGAGGTGCTGCGCGCGGTGGAAGGCGGCGGGGTCGAGGTGCACATCGGCTACAACCGGCGCTTCGACGCCGGCTGTGTCGCCGCCCGCGCGGCCGTGGTGAGCGGCGAACTCGGACTGCTGCACACCGTGCGGTCCACCACCCTGGACCCCGCGCCGCCGCCGCCCGCGTACGTGGCCGTCTCCGGCGGTATCTTCCGCGACTGCAGCGTGCACGACTTCGACATCGTGCGCTGGGTCACCGGCCGCGAGGTCGTCGAGGTGTACGCGACCGGCGGCAACCGGGGCGCGGACTACATCGCGGCGGCGGGCGACGTCGACACCGCCTCCTCGCTGCTCACCTTCGACGACGGCACGATCGGCGTCATCTCCAACTCCCGGCACAACGCCCGCGGTTACGACGTCCGTCTGGAGGTGCACGGCATGAAGGACAGCATCGCCGTGGGCCTGGAGGACAAGCTGCCGCTGCGGTCCGTCGAGCCGGGAGTCACCTTCCCCGCCGGCACGCCGCACTCCTTCTTCATGGACCGCTTCGCCGGCGCCTACCGCGCCGAGCTCACCGCGTTCACCGAGGTCGTGGCGGGCTCACGCCCCTCCCCCTGCACCGTGGCCGACGCTCTCGAAGCGAGCTGGATCGCCGAGGCCTGCACGCTGTCGCTGCACGAGCGCCGGCCCGTACGACTGGAAGAGGTGCGTAAGGCATGA
- a CDS encoding Gfo/Idh/MocA family protein: MTDEPLRIGVLGAARIAELAIVGPARVTGHRLVAVAARDRSRAETFAAEHDVERVLDSYADVLADPDVEVVYNPLANSLHGPWNLAALAAGKHVLTEKPSASIAEEAVEVRDAVAKAGTVFMEGFHYLFHPVTRRLHELLDSGELGELRHVETTMLMPAPPDTDLRWSFPLAGGALMDLGCYSLHAQRVLAPWAGGAPRLVAARGGERPGAPGVDEWLDAELEFPNGATGTARCHMAYHEWEMSYRIVGSLGEATATNFVQPHLDDRVLVRTASGERTEMLGRRSSYTYQLEAFAAHLRRGAPLRLDADDSVATMRLIDDCYQQAGFPPRPRTVLPTSG; this comes from the coding sequence ATGACGGACGAGCCGCTGCGAATCGGCGTTCTGGGCGCGGCCCGGATAGCCGAGCTCGCGATCGTCGGCCCGGCCCGCGTGACCGGCCACCGCCTTGTGGCGGTGGCCGCCCGCGACCGGTCCCGCGCCGAGACCTTCGCCGCCGAGCACGATGTCGAACGGGTCCTGGACTCGTACGCCGACGTGCTCGCCGACCCCGACGTCGAGGTCGTCTACAACCCGCTCGCCAACAGCCTGCACGGGCCCTGGAACCTCGCCGCGCTCGCCGCGGGCAAGCACGTACTGACGGAGAAGCCCTCCGCGAGCATCGCGGAGGAGGCCGTGGAGGTCCGGGACGCCGTCGCGAAGGCGGGCACCGTCTTCATGGAGGGCTTCCACTACCTGTTCCACCCGGTCACCCGGCGCCTGCACGAGCTGCTGGACAGCGGGGAACTGGGCGAACTCCGGCACGTGGAAACCACGATGCTCATGCCGGCGCCGCCGGACACCGACCTGCGCTGGTCGTTTCCGCTGGCGGGCGGCGCTCTGATGGACCTGGGCTGCTACAGCCTGCACGCCCAGCGGGTGCTCGCGCCCTGGGCGGGCGGCGCACCGCGGCTCGTCGCCGCGCGCGGCGGCGAACGGCCGGGCGCGCCCGGAGTCGACGAATGGCTGGACGCCGAGCTGGAATTCCCGAACGGTGCCACCGGCACGGCCCGCTGCCACATGGCGTACCACGAGTGGGAGATGAGCTACCGGATCGTGGGTTCACTCGGTGAGGCCACGGCGACGAACTTCGTCCAACCGCACCTCGACGACCGGGTCCTGGTCCGCACAGCCTCGGGCGAGCGCACCGAGATGCTCGGCCGCCGGTCCTCGTACACCTACCAGCTCGAAGCCTTCGCGGCCCATCTGCGGCGGGGGGCGCCGCTGCGCCTGGACGCCGATGACTCGGTCGCCACCATGCGGCTCATCGACGACTGCTACCAGCAGGCCGGGTTCCCGCCCCGGCCTCGAACGGTCCTTCCGACCTCGGGCTGA
- a CDS encoding Gfo/Idh/MocA family protein, whose protein sequence is MSSQGVLGVAVIGTGKMGADHVRRLQHVISGARVTAVVDIDAERSKALADTLDGCTAYTEAAVALAAEDVDAVLIASPGPAHEAALLEALGRDLPILCEKPLTPDADSALRILEAEQRLGHRRVQVGFMRRYDAEYVKLKRLLDGGELGRALMVHQRHRNPSMPSGFTTEMLINDSVVHEMDVTRWLLDQEITAVTVLKPAPSSLAPEGMSDPQLVLFETESGALVDVEIFGHCGYGYQVWAEAVCERGVVGIGDEHGPRLSADGRWGGRVTPDYIERFEDAYDRQVRAWVDATRRGEVTGPSVWDGYAAAAVCEAGVRAQREGRRVEVDLIERPDFYR, encoded by the coding sequence ATGTCATCTCAGGGAGTACTCGGCGTAGCAGTCATCGGCACCGGCAAGATGGGGGCCGATCATGTCCGAAGGCTCCAGCACGTCATCAGCGGAGCGCGGGTGACCGCCGTCGTGGACATCGACGCGGAGCGGTCCAAGGCCCTCGCCGACACGCTGGACGGTTGCACGGCGTACACCGAAGCCGCGGTCGCGCTGGCCGCGGAGGACGTGGACGCCGTGCTGATCGCCTCTCCCGGACCTGCCCACGAGGCGGCCCTGCTCGAAGCCCTCGGCCGTGACCTGCCGATCCTGTGCGAGAAACCGCTCACCCCTGACGCGGACTCCGCACTACGGATCCTGGAGGCGGAACAGCGGCTCGGGCACCGCCGGGTGCAGGTGGGCTTCATGCGCAGGTACGACGCCGAGTACGTGAAGCTCAAGCGGCTGCTCGACGGCGGGGAGTTGGGCAGGGCGCTGATGGTGCATCAGCGGCACCGCAACCCCTCCATGCCGTCGGGGTTCACCACCGAGATGCTCATCAACGACTCGGTGGTGCACGAGATGGACGTGACCCGCTGGCTCCTCGATCAGGAGATCACCGCGGTCACGGTCCTCAAGCCGGCTCCGTCCTCACTGGCGCCAGAAGGCATGAGCGACCCTCAACTCGTCCTGTTCGAGACCGAGTCGGGGGCTCTCGTCGACGTCGAGATCTTCGGCCACTGCGGCTACGGATATCAGGTGTGGGCCGAAGCCGTCTGCGAGCGGGGTGTCGTAGGCATCGGTGACGAGCACGGACCACGGCTCAGCGCCGACGGCCGGTGGGGTGGCCGCGTCACGCCGGACTACATCGAGCGGTTCGAGGACGCGTACGACCGCCAGGTACGTGCCTGGGTGGACGCCACCCGGCGCGGCGAGGTCACCGGGCCCAGCGTCTGGGACGGCTACGCGGCAGCCGCGGTGTGCGAGGCGGGCGTGCGGGCCCAGCGGGAGGGACGGCGCGTCGAGGTCGACCTGATCGAGCGGCCCGACTTCTACCGGTAA
- a CDS encoding ATP-binding cassette domain-containing protein translates to MTTNPIAADGSVSPNGTAPKNTASADGTPTVELKDAGKAYGNVRALHSVDLAVHSSQVTCVLGDNGAGKSTLIKIISGLHQHTEGEFLIDGAPVQLSNPREALDKGIATVYQDLATVPLMPVWRNFFLGSEMTKGPWPIRRLDIEKMKQTADQELRHMGIILDDLDQPIGTLSGGQRQSVAIARAVYFGARVLILDEPTAALGVKQSGVVLKYIAAARDRGLGVIFITHNPHHAYMVGDHFSVLRLGTMELSAARSDVSLEELTNHMAGGAELAALKHELSQVRGVDVEELPEEAELQVGAQRN, encoded by the coding sequence ATGACCACCAACCCCATCGCTGCCGACGGGTCGGTCTCACCCAACGGGACAGCCCCCAAGAACACCGCATCGGCGGACGGCACACCCACCGTCGAGTTGAAGGACGCGGGCAAGGCATACGGCAACGTCCGGGCTCTGCACAGCGTGGATCTGGCTGTCCATTCCAGTCAGGTGACCTGTGTGCTCGGCGACAACGGCGCCGGCAAGTCCACCCTGATCAAGATCATCTCGGGGCTGCACCAGCACACCGAGGGCGAGTTCCTCATCGACGGCGCACCGGTCCAGCTCAGCAACCCGCGCGAGGCCCTCGACAAGGGCATCGCCACCGTCTACCAGGACCTGGCCACCGTTCCCCTGATGCCGGTCTGGCGGAACTTCTTCCTCGGCTCCGAGATGACCAAGGGCCCCTGGCCCATCCGCCGCCTCGACATCGAGAAGATGAAGCAGACCGCGGACCAGGAACTGCGCCACATGGGCATCATCCTGGACGACCTCGACCAGCCCATCGGCACCCTCTCCGGCGGCCAGCGCCAGTCCGTGGCCATCGCCCGCGCCGTCTACTTCGGCGCCCGCGTCCTCATCCTGGACGAGCCCACCGCCGCCCTCGGCGTCAAGCAGTCCGGCGTGGTGCTCAAGTACATCGCCGCCGCCCGCGACCGCGGCCTGGGCGTCATCTTCATCACCCACAACCCGCACCACGCCTACATGGTCGGCGACCACTTCAGCGTCCTGCGGCTGGGCACCATGGAACTCTCCGCCGCCCGCAGCGACGTCAGCCTCGAAGAACTCACCAACCACATGGCCGGCGGCGCCGAACTGGCCGCCCTCAAGCACGAGCTGTCCCAGGTCCGCGGCGTGGACGTCGAAGAACTCCCCGAAGAGGCGGAGCTTCAGGTGGGCGCGCAGCGCAACTGA
- a CDS encoding ABC transporter permease, translating into MSQATVPATGSSSSAPPAAPKDGRTSERSLSRRLAARPEIGALIAAIGVYIFFFAVASPFREAGSLANVLYESSVMGIMALPVALLMIGGEFDLSAGVAVTTSALTASMWSFQLSMNVWTGVIVALLVSLAIGAFNGYLLVRTGLPSFLITLGTFLILQGGNLAITKIFTGNVATDSISDMDGFDQAKKVFASEISVGGVDVKITVFYWFVFAAAATWLLLRTKFGNWIFATGGNKESARAVGVPVTFTKIALFMGVGAGAWFVGMHILFSFNTVQSGEGVGNEFLYIIAAVIGGCLLTGGYGSAIGPVIGAFIFGMVSQGIVYANWNPDWFKAFLGVMLLLAALVNLWVRRQATRR; encoded by the coding sequence ATGTCCCAGGCAACGGTACCGGCGACGGGTTCCTCGTCGTCGGCTCCGCCGGCCGCCCCCAAGGACGGCCGGACCTCGGAGCGGTCCCTGAGCCGTCGGCTGGCGGCCCGTCCGGAGATCGGCGCACTGATCGCGGCGATCGGTGTCTATATCTTCTTCTTCGCGGTGGCCTCGCCGTTCCGTGAGGCCGGTTCGCTGGCCAACGTGCTCTACGAGTCCTCCGTGATGGGCATCATGGCCCTCCCGGTGGCCCTGCTGATGATCGGCGGCGAGTTCGACCTCTCCGCCGGCGTCGCGGTCACCACCTCGGCGCTGACCGCGAGCATGTGGAGCTTCCAGCTCTCCATGAACGTGTGGACCGGTGTCATCGTCGCGCTGCTGGTGTCCCTGGCGATCGGCGCGTTCAACGGCTATCTGCTGGTCCGCACCGGACTGCCAAGCTTCTTGATCACGCTGGGTACGTTCCTGATCCTGCAGGGCGGCAACCTCGCCATCACCAAGATCTTCACCGGGAACGTCGCGACCGACTCGATCAGCGACATGGACGGCTTCGACCAGGCCAAGAAGGTCTTCGCCTCCGAGATCAGCGTCGGCGGCGTCGACGTCAAGATCACGGTGTTCTACTGGTTCGTGTTCGCGGCGGCGGCGACCTGGCTGCTGCTGCGCACCAAGTTCGGCAACTGGATCTTCGCCACCGGCGGCAACAAGGAATCGGCCCGTGCGGTGGGTGTGCCGGTCACCTTCACCAAGATCGCCCTGTTTATGGGCGTCGGCGCGGGTGCCTGGTTCGTCGGGATGCACATCCTGTTCTCGTTCAACACCGTCCAGTCCGGCGAGGGCGTGGGCAACGAGTTCCTGTACATCATCGCCGCGGTCATCGGCGGCTGCCTGCTCACCGGCGGCTACGGCTCCGCGATCGGCCCGGTCATCGGTGCCTTCATCTTCGGCATGGTCTCCCAGGGCATCGTCTACGCCAACTGGAACCCCGACTGGTTCAAGGCCTTCCTCGGCGTCATGCTCCTGCTCGCCGCCCTCGTCAATCTGTGGGTCCGCCGCCAGGCGACCCGGAGGTAA